A window of the Dyadobacter pollutisoli genome harbors these coding sequences:
- a CDS encoding Fic family protein yields the protein MKWIWERPDWPKFTFDPAEFIHLEREFHRNSGLILGSLSSVSADDADELKVSLLSNEALDTSKIEGEILDRDSVQSSIRGQLGLQTDGRRSGPKETGVSRMMVDLYKSYSEPLDQERLFSWHQMMMNGRIDLEIVGGYRVHEDPMQIVSGRLDLSQVFYEAPPSYRVPKEMENYLLWFNRAFNEGTPTLVHAGLAHLFFELIHPFEDGNGRIGRAIAEKALTMGAKNPLITSLSSTIEQNKKAYYQALERANGSLEVTKWLVYFSEEVLKAQVNVQKLILFIVEKARYFEDFRNKLNERQSKVAQRLFREGPESFKGGLSAENYIRISKTSPATATRDLAEMVALGALKKTGKLRHTRYYLPMVEISH from the coding sequence ATGAAATGGATATGGGAAAGACCGGATTGGCCAAAATTCACATTTGACCCAGCGGAATTCATACATTTAGAACGCGAATTTCATCGGAATTCGGGTTTGATTTTAGGTTCACTCAGTTCTGTGTCGGCTGACGATGCGGATGAACTAAAGGTGAGTCTTTTGAGCAACGAAGCGCTGGATACATCAAAAATTGAAGGGGAGATATTAGACAGAGATTCTGTTCAATCATCTATCCGCGGTCAGCTGGGACTGCAGACTGACGGAAGAAGATCTGGCCCCAAAGAAACCGGTGTTTCCCGAATGATGGTGGATCTCTACAAGAGTTACAGTGAGCCCCTTGACCAAGAGCGCCTATTCTCCTGGCATCAAATGATGATGAACGGAAGGATAGATTTGGAAATAGTTGGAGGTTACCGAGTTCATGAAGATCCGATGCAGATTGTTTCGGGGAGGTTAGATTTGTCCCAAGTTTTCTATGAGGCTCCACCATCTTATAGGGTGCCAAAAGAGATGGAAAATTATCTTCTTTGGTTCAACCGAGCTTTCAATGAAGGAACACCTACGTTGGTTCATGCTGGTTTGGCTCACCTGTTTTTTGAATTAATTCACCCCTTTGAGGACGGAAATGGTCGAATCGGACGTGCCATTGCAGAAAAGGCATTGACTATGGGAGCCAAAAATCCCCTGATCACTTCACTGTCCAGTACCATAGAGCAAAACAAAAAGGCATATTATCAGGCTTTGGAGCGTGCCAATGGCTCGTTGGAGGTGACAAAGTGGTTAGTTTATTTTTCTGAGGAGGTATTGAAAGCCCAAGTCAATGTGCAGAAATTGATTCTATTTATTGTGGAAAAGGCGCGCTACTTTGAGGACTTCCGGAATAAGCTGAATGAGCGTCAGTCCAAAGTAGCACAACGGTTGTTTCGGGAAGGACCGGAAAGTTTCAAAGGTGGGCTGAGTGCCGAGAACTACATTCGAATTAGCAAAACTTCTCCAGCCACTGCAACCAGAGATCTAGCGGAAATGGTAGCCCTCGGAGCCCTAAAAAAGACTGGAAAACTTAGACATACACGGTATTATCTCCCGATGGTGGAAATCTCACATTGA
- a CDS encoding helix-turn-helix domain-containing protein yields the protein MDQLAEFVKSRRKQLGLTQGEFADKAGVALTVIALTVIRKIEQGKENLNLSKVNHVLSMFGHVLTPTDAKDPNRFSKIQL from the coding sequence ATGGATCAACTAGCCGAATTTGTAAAAAGCAGAAGGAAGCAATTGGGTCTTACTCAGGGAGAATTTGCCGACAAAGCTGGGGTTGCACTTACTGTAATTGCACTTACTGTAATCCGGAAAATCGAACAAGGCAAAGAAAACCTTAACTTATCCAAAGTCAATCATGTATTAAGTATGTTTGGCCATGTATTGACACCTACTGATGCAAAAGATCCAAACAGGTTCAGTAAAATACAACTCTAA
- a CDS encoding transposase — protein MYGKVIQTAEKKNLKPFMMESIHPKAHIRADGWPGYRGLKKEFPNLIHEKSGKKGKIFPQLHWAIMMFNAWLRGMHHSVDYLQAYINEYTYRFNRHKMKEGIFENLMIRMVAKPPFMYKMVINQ, from the coding sequence ATGTACGGAAAAGTCATTCAAACGGCTGAGAAGAAGAACCTTAAACCCTTTATGATGGAGAGCATTCACCCAAAGGCACATATTCGTGCTGACGGGTGGCCGGGATATAGAGGACTAAAAAAGGAATTCCCAAACTTAATCCACGAGAAGTCAGGGAAAAAAGGGAAGATTTTCCCGCAATTACATTGGGCAATAATGATGTTTAATGCCTGGTTAAGAGGGATGCATCATTCTGTCGACTATTTGCAAGCCTATATCAATGAATATACCTATCGATTTAACAGGCACAAAATGAAGGAGGGAATATTCGAAAATCTAATGATCCGAATGGTTGCTAAGCCTCCGTTTATGTATAAGATGGTTATTAATCAGTAG
- a CDS encoding type II toxin-antitoxin system HipA family toxin gives MKRLTTELKVRLDFGSEILPVGRLAIRDHTIYFEYEASFIQRGLEISPLRLPLKTGVTAFETRPFAGLAGVFSDSLPDGWGRLLFDRLARSQNILPSDITPLDRLAHVGFHGMGALVYEPDHSPSDIEDSFIDLDQLAQHAGEVLTGSSEKIIQELLSLNGSSAGARPKALIGVDETRQNITHGAKQLADRFEPWLIKFPNSQDGLDSGAIEYVYALMAREAGVVMSDAHLFAASKGCGYFAAKRFDRDGIKRYHMHTVSGLLHSDFRTPSLDYEDLLTLTGRLTKDIREVEKMYRLAVFNVLAHNRDDHAKNFSFLMDDKGEWKLSPAYDLTFSNGPGGEQSTMVMGEGRNPGDKQLIKLGIEAGLSKALVNEIIAQTKAALGQWKTLAKEYGISQPEIDLINTRLA, from the coding sequence ATGAAACGGCTTACCACAGAACTCAAAGTAAGATTGGATTTCGGCAGCGAAATTCTTCCGGTTGGGCGTTTGGCTATTCGCGACCACACCATTTATTTTGAATATGAGGCTTCATTCATTCAAAGAGGATTGGAGATTTCTCCTTTACGATTGCCTCTCAAAACAGGCGTTACCGCTTTTGAAACAAGACCTTTCGCAGGATTGGCGGGTGTTTTTAGCGATAGCCTACCCGATGGCTGGGGTCGTTTACTATTTGACCGCCTTGCGCGTTCTCAAAACATATTGCCGTCAGATATTACTCCACTGGATCGTTTGGCACATGTGGGATTTCACGGAATGGGAGCCTTAGTATATGAACCGGATCATAGTCCGTCTGATATAGAAGATAGCTTTATTGATCTGGATCAACTTGCTCAGCACGCCGGTGAAGTTCTTACAGGAAGTTCAGAAAAGATCATTCAGGAGCTACTTTCTCTAAATGGATCATCTGCCGGGGCAAGACCCAAAGCGCTCATAGGGGTTGATGAGACCCGCCAGAATATAACCCATGGTGCAAAGCAACTCGCCGATAGATTTGAGCCCTGGCTGATCAAGTTCCCAAATTCTCAGGACGGACTTGATTCCGGTGCTATTGAATACGTTTATGCCCTGATGGCAAGAGAGGCAGGCGTTGTAATGTCAGACGCTCATTTATTTGCTGCTAGCAAAGGATGCGGATATTTTGCAGCAAAACGCTTTGACCGGGATGGTATTAAAAGATATCACATGCATACGGTAAGCGGGTTATTGCATAGTGATTTTCGGACACCATCATTAGATTATGAAGATTTACTGACGCTTACTGGTCGGCTTACGAAAGACATCCGTGAGGTTGAGAAAATGTATAGACTGGCTGTATTCAATGTCCTGGCCCATAACCGTGATGACCATGCCAAAAATTTCAGTTTTCTGATGGATGATAAAGGGGAATGGAAGTTATCGCCAGCTTATGATCTGACGTTTTCTAATGGACCTGGGGGAGAACAAAGCACAATGGTAATGGGAGAAGGAAGAAATCCCGGCGACAAGCAGCTTATAAAGCTAGGTATTGAAGCGGGTTTGTCCAAAGCTCTTGTAAATGAAATTATTGCACAAACAAAGGCTGCCTTGGGGCAGTGGAAGACCTTGGCAAAAGAATACGGTATAAGTCAGCCAGAAATAGATTTGATAAATACAAGGCTGGCATGA
- a CDS encoding helix-turn-helix domain-containing protein has protein sequence MITLISPSKALRKLAENVRSRRLSAGLTQEGLAERSGVALPTLRKFEQKGVISLESFLRLLLVVGGIEEVIEAIKPVKPAFSSIDEVLKEETSIRKRGRRK, from the coding sequence ATGATAACACTTATATCGCCGTCAAAGGCGCTTCGTAAGCTTGCAGAGAACGTGCGATCCAGGCGTCTAAGTGCGGGCCTTACTCAGGAAGGTTTGGCAGAGCGTTCAGGCGTTGCACTACCAACTCTAAGAAAATTTGAGCAGAAAGGGGTCATCTCTTTAGAGTCATTCCTTAGGCTCCTTTTGGTTGTAGGCGGCATCGAGGAAGTGATTGAGGCTATCAAGCCTGTAAAACCAGCATTTTCTTCTATTGATGAAGTGTTGAAGGAAGAGACTTCAATCCGTAAACGAGGTCGTCGCAAATGA
- a CDS encoding Fic family protein: MPYTLNPDRAQPWNGLPELPIGEEHYKTLDVYEQLVNSKAAIARLQGRSAAIPNQGMLINTISLQEAKASSAVENIFTTDDELYKAFSDNPNQVQQGPSKEVLHYRESLWEGYHYLKQSRTFNREYLELIYKKITGETDGIRKPFAQIYIKQGGTGPNAGTAIYTPPRGAGIVEAKIDNLLLFMNDDDQFNTDPLIKMAIGHLQFEAIHPFRDGNGRTGRIFNIHYLVEKGLLDLPILFLSKYILEHKEDYYHALASVTQRASWQNWIIYMLKAVEVTANDTYYKINDIISTKDAILDEVRSETDIARPEALVDVIFTNPFTKVRHFTEKGIFAENTARSYLKKLTDMGIVEMKSIGGNHYFVNLELHRILSE, from the coding sequence ATGCCCTATACCCTTAATCCTGACCGGGCTCAGCCCTGGAATGGGCTTCCGGAACTCCCTATCGGAGAGGAGCACTATAAGACATTAGATGTCTACGAACAACTGGTAAACTCCAAAGCTGCGATCGCACGATTACAAGGTAGAAGTGCCGCTATACCAAATCAGGGAATGTTGATCAATACAATCAGTCTGCAGGAAGCCAAGGCTTCAAGTGCAGTAGAAAACATTTTCACAACAGACGATGAGCTATACAAGGCATTCAGTGATAACCCCAATCAGGTTCAACAGGGACCATCCAAGGAGGTTTTACATTATCGGGAATCTTTATGGGAAGGGTATCATTATTTAAAACAATCCCGTACATTCAACAGGGAGTATCTTGAATTAATCTATAAAAAAATTACAGGAGAAACTGATGGAATACGTAAACCTTTTGCGCAAATATATATCAAGCAGGGAGGAACAGGTCCAAATGCCGGGACCGCCATCTACACGCCTCCCCGTGGAGCTGGTATAGTGGAAGCTAAAATTGATAATCTGTTGCTATTTATGAATGACGATGATCAATTTAATACTGACCCTTTGATTAAAATGGCCATAGGACATCTGCAGTTTGAAGCTATCCATCCTTTCAGAGATGGAAACGGCAGAACAGGCAGGATTTTCAATATCCATTATCTTGTTGAAAAAGGATTGCTGGACCTTCCAATTCTATTTCTTAGCAAATATATACTGGAGCACAAGGAAGACTATTATCACGCACTCGCATCAGTTACGCAGAGAGCCTCCTGGCAAAACTGGATTATTTATATGCTTAAGGCTGTGGAGGTAACTGCCAATGACACGTATTATAAAATCAACGATATTATCTCTACAAAAGATGCAATACTTGACGAAGTGAGATCAGAAACGGACATAGCACGTCCGGAAGCACTCGTTGACGTAATATTCACTAACCCATTCACAAAAGTCCGGCACTTTACCGAAAAAGGCATTTTTGCAGAAAACACAGCAAGATCATACTTAAAAAAGTTAACAGATATGGGAATAGTTGAAATGAAGAGTATAGGAGGCAATCACTATTTTGTCAATCTGGAATTACATAGGATACTGTCCGAATAG
- a CDS encoding GlxA family transcriptional regulator, which produces MSQTQQVIFVVPPYVHVLDLTGPVQVFYEAAEYGAPYQLRYCCFQNRVTSSAGLPIGVVEHFTELLPQRGDLIFVPGMDIHYIRSEEFRAEHDFFDWLRAQHRLGVMLCSVCTGAFIMAQTGLLNGRKCTTHWKRVDEMQTTYPQILTQHDRLFVNDGGIYTSAGITAGIDMALAILEEQQGPLLAAKIARELVVYLRRGPHHSQKSVYLDYRNHMNVAVHQVQDWLIANLKTRFTLDTLAEIAGMSTRNMTRTFRKETGISIHDYTTLLRLELARTLRHNPDMTMEAIAQKCGFQDARQLRRIWQKDKLKNNTVSFISS; this is translated from the coding sequence ATGTCGCAAACTCAGCAAGTCATTTTTGTTGTACCTCCATATGTACACGTGCTAGATCTGACCGGACCAGTTCAGGTTTTTTATGAAGCCGCTGAGTACGGTGCTCCGTATCAGCTACGGTATTGCTGTTTCCAAAACCGGGTAACAAGCTCGGCAGGTCTTCCGATAGGTGTGGTTGAGCACTTTACGGAGCTGCTACCTCAACGTGGCGATTTGATTTTTGTCCCCGGAATGGACATACATTATATCCGATCAGAAGAATTTAGAGCGGAGCACGATTTCTTTGACTGGCTTCGTGCGCAACACCGTCTGGGAGTTATGTTATGCTCTGTTTGTACTGGCGCTTTTATTATGGCCCAGACTGGCCTTTTGAACGGACGGAAATGCACTACGCACTGGAAGCGCGTTGATGAAATGCAAACAACTTATCCACAAATCCTAACCCAACATGACCGGTTATTCGTAAACGATGGCGGGATTTATACCAGCGCCGGAATTACCGCCGGCATAGATATGGCACTGGCAATTCTGGAAGAGCAGCAAGGTCCGCTGCTTGCCGCGAAGATAGCCCGCGAATTAGTCGTTTATCTACGCCGCGGTCCCCACCATTCGCAGAAAAGCGTTTACCTTGATTACCGCAATCACATGAATGTAGCCGTTCACCAGGTGCAGGACTGGCTGATTGCGAATCTAAAAACCAGGTTTACGTTGGACACGCTCGCCGAGATCGCCGGTATGAGTACGCGCAACATGACCCGGACATTTCGAAAAGAGACCGGGATTTCCATTCATGACTACACCACGCTACTACGGCTGGAGCTGGCCCGTACTTTAAGACATAATCCCGACATGACCATGGAAGCCATTGCACAGAAGTGTGGTTTTCAGGATGCACGCCAGTTACGCCGGATCTGGCAGAAAGACAAACTTAAAAACAACACAGTATCTTTTATTTCATCTTAA
- a CDS encoding DJ-1/PfpI family protein: MNIILRYTSYLFAACWLIAACSPLLAKNISPREIPMSCYCKPCGSDCDLERHEKPGNCQDCGMPLIEGTPALSDSLMRTEKQAKKRNVAIFIHNGVEILDFAGPSEVFASTDGFNVYTVSLSEEPIISQGFIKVTPNYSLTDCPKPDIVVLPGGDTGPFIENKQLIDWIKNASTHAEVMLSVCTGAGLLAKAGLLDGKQATTFHSYIKKLQRATPKAKILSDTRFVDNGQIVTTAGVSAGIDGALHVVARLKGQAMATQTARYMEYDKWKPDEGLIVKPSEKGAAENK; this comes from the coding sequence ATGAACATCATTCTTCGTTACACATCTTACTTGTTCGCTGCCTGTTGGCTCATTGCCGCTTGCAGCCCACTTTTGGCAAAGAACATATCTCCCAGAGAAATACCAATGTCGTGTTATTGCAAGCCCTGCGGCAGTGATTGTGATCTGGAACGGCACGAAAAGCCCGGCAATTGTCAGGATTGCGGAATGCCTCTTATCGAAGGCACTCCTGCCCTTTCAGATTCACTGATGCGAACCGAGAAGCAGGCTAAAAAGCGAAATGTGGCTATTTTTATTCACAATGGTGTAGAAATTCTGGATTTCGCAGGCCCTAGTGAAGTCTTTGCTTCAACAGATGGGTTTAATGTCTATACTGTCTCGCTCTCCGAAGAACCGATCATCAGTCAGGGATTCATTAAGGTAACTCCAAATTATAGCTTGACAGATTGTCCCAAGCCTGATATTGTGGTTTTACCCGGAGGTGATACCGGTCCGTTCATTGAAAATAAGCAACTCATTGACTGGATAAAAAACGCTTCTACCCATGCAGAAGTAATGTTGTCGGTTTGTACAGGTGCCGGACTGCTTGCCAAAGCGGGACTGCTGGACGGTAAACAAGCGACTACTTTTCATTCTTACATCAAGAAGCTACAACGGGCAACGCCCAAAGCAAAGATTCTGTCAGATACCCGCTTTGTTGACAATGGACAAATCGTCACGACTGCGGGTGTTTCCGCAGGAATTGATGGTGCCCTACATGTAGTTGCCAGGCTAAAAGGACAGGCCATGGCTACCCAAACGGCTCGCTATATGGAGTATGATAAGTGGAAGCCGGACGAAGGACTGATTGTTAAGCCGTCAGAGAAGGGTGCGGCAGAGAATAAATAG
- a CDS encoding ATP-binding protein, whose product MESRGDIVAFVGQVVDSFRDITEEKGLSLLLSSGHSSLAALFDADKWEKILKNLLSNAIKFTPADGQIAVRCQVEENRVVLTIRDNGIGIPSEHLLHIFDRFYQVDTSLTRAYEGSGIGLALAHELTRLVGGTIAVASTPGLATTFTLALPFHPISEEEPVEMLPSKVATDAGPWLFTRARPEAAEHNATRPLILLVEDNTELLTFLAESLSGHYRVLTASTGREGLDIALDELPEIVVSDVMMPEMDGYQLTRRLKTNPVTDHIAVVLLTARSAAANRHQGLAEGADDYLTKPFDLDELRLRLRNLISRQQKLRDFYEKKIGLSPTVPQGPEPLRMAVQEAFVARLNLLIEANLDDSSFRAESLADEVAMSIRTLNRKLTMLAGVSPARLIRTYRLRRAIDLLRAGHPVSETSYMVGFDHPTNFSTAFKELYKKSPSEYLESY is encoded by the coding sequence GTGGAGTCAAGGGGAGACATCGTGGCCTTTGTGGGACAGGTCGTGGACTCTTTTCGGGATATAACCGAGGAGAAGGGGCTCAGCTTGCTGCTTTCCTCCGGACATTCCAGCCTGGCTGCACTCTTTGATGCCGACAAATGGGAGAAAATCCTCAAAAACCTGCTTTCCAACGCCATCAAGTTTACCCCCGCAGATGGTCAGATAGCCGTTCGCTGCCAGGTAGAAGAAAATCGGGTAGTGCTCACGATCAGAGATAACGGCATCGGTATCCCCTCTGAACATCTGCTGCACATTTTTGATCGTTTCTACCAGGTAGATACCTCCCTGACCAGGGCGTACGAAGGCTCAGGCATTGGGCTGGCACTGGCGCACGAACTTACCAGGCTGGTAGGGGGCACCATAGCGGTGGCAAGTACCCCTGGCCTGGCGACCACCTTCACACTGGCGCTACCTTTTCATCCCATCTCGGAGGAGGAGCCGGTGGAGATGTTACCCAGCAAGGTAGCCACGGATGCCGGCCCCTGGCTCTTTACCCGTGCCCGGCCCGAAGCCGCAGAACATAATGCTACCCGTCCACTGATCCTGCTGGTGGAGGATAATACCGAATTGCTGACCTTCCTGGCGGAGTCCCTATCGGGTCACTACCGGGTACTGACCGCTTCGACGGGGCGCGAAGGCCTGGATATCGCTCTGGATGAATTGCCCGAGATAGTAGTCAGTGATGTGATGATGCCCGAAATGGATGGGTACCAACTGACGCGGCGTCTCAAAACCAACCCCGTCACCGATCACATTGCCGTGGTGCTGCTCACGGCCCGGTCGGCGGCAGCGAACCGTCACCAGGGGCTGGCCGAAGGCGCGGACGACTACCTTACCAAGCCCTTTGATCTGGATGAGCTGCGACTGCGGTTGCGTAACCTGATCAGTCGCCAGCAAAAACTACGTGACTTCTACGAAAAAAAGATCGGCTTATCTCCCACCGTACCTCAAGGTCCGGAGCCGCTACGAATGGCCGTTCAGGAGGCTTTTGTCGCACGGTTAAATCTGCTCATTGAAGCGAATCTGGACGATTCCTCGTTCCGGGCCGAGTCGCTGGCCGACGAAGTAGCCATGAGCATCCGCACCCTGAACCGTAAGCTCACTATGCTGGCTGGGGTCAGTCCGGCCCGGCTCATCCGGACCTACCGTCTCCGGCGGGCCATTGACCTGTTGCGGGCGGGGCATCCGGTTTCCGAAACTTCCTATATGGTTGGATTTGACCATCCAACTAATTTCTCCACGGCTTTTAAGGAGTTATATAAAAAATCACCTTCCGAGTATCTCGAAAGCTATTGA